Proteins encoded within one genomic window of Streptomyces taklimakanensis:
- a CDS encoding major capsid protein: MPEQQPEIPENIRILNDDELADALNEAVSQFDAKASSSIVTSDDLSELRELAATVDHIRQEQQARHEAAQQAAAEIDALAAKVRGGEDTSNDDDTEDDDTEDGDEAEASSDPEPEPAAQPEQVTASTAITRRSVPLNLSSVRSRQPRVLPEPPAPGTTITAAVDVPGYTPGAPLDFDDVTRGIISRATALKTAGGGVGQVISYRHPFERDLIVTDSSSAPEGTTVSLAASNQRRLPQQDLVASGGWCAPSETLYELTDVACPDMLWDAPEIQLARGGLRYYKTPSLDVGQLTWVHTEADDISGATKPCFKIPCPDPIEVRCDAVGVCLEAGILTQRHFPELVSWYLRNTMVAHEIRIRQELFNRAVATATPVTLAPTFGALSAIYAAVALQAADMIERHSLCEGTALEVVFPWWSRNLFLADLARRNGCCAEEVTPSMVQDVFSPLGVRIQWARGLTPAVPTDIGGPTPAAEWPEQIQFLIYPSGSLQIGRGEEINLGAIHDSTKFQTNDYTALFAEECVALVDRSVDTRIVTVPVCPSGETGAQSVLTCATS, encoded by the coding sequence ATGCCCGAGCAGCAGCCCGAGATCCCCGAGAACATCCGCATCCTCAACGACGACGAACTCGCCGACGCCCTCAACGAGGCCGTGTCGCAGTTCGACGCCAAGGCGTCCTCCAGCATCGTCACCTCCGACGACCTCAGCGAACTGCGCGAGCTGGCCGCGACCGTCGACCACATCCGGCAGGAGCAGCAGGCCCGCCACGAGGCAGCGCAGCAGGCCGCCGCCGAGATCGACGCCCTCGCGGCGAAGGTCCGCGGCGGCGAGGACACCAGCAACGACGACGACACCGAGGACGACGACACCGAGGACGGCGACGAGGCCGAAGCCTCCTCCGACCCCGAGCCCGAGCCGGCCGCGCAGCCCGAGCAGGTGACCGCGTCGACCGCCATCACGCGCCGCTCTGTCCCTCTGAACCTGTCCTCGGTGCGGTCCCGTCAGCCGCGGGTCCTGCCCGAGCCGCCCGCGCCGGGCACCACCATCACCGCCGCCGTCGACGTGCCCGGCTACACCCCCGGCGCCCCGCTCGACTTCGACGACGTCACCCGCGGCATCATCTCCCGCGCGACCGCACTGAAGACTGCCGGCGGCGGCGTCGGCCAGGTCATCTCCTACCGGCACCCCTTCGAGCGGGACCTGATCGTCACCGACTCGTCGTCGGCGCCGGAGGGCACCACCGTGTCCCTCGCCGCGTCGAACCAGCGGCGGCTGCCGCAGCAGGACTTGGTCGCGTCGGGCGGCTGGTGCGCCCCGTCCGAGACGCTGTACGAACTCACCGACGTCGCGTGCCCCGACATGCTGTGGGACGCCCCGGAGATCCAGCTCGCCCGCGGCGGGCTGCGCTACTACAAGACGCCGTCCCTGGATGTCGGGCAGCTCACCTGGGTCCACACCGAAGCCGACGACATCTCCGGCGCCACCAAGCCCTGCTTCAAGATCCCCTGCCCGGACCCGATCGAGGTCCGCTGTGACGCCGTCGGCGTGTGCCTGGAGGCGGGCATCCTCACCCAGCGGCACTTCCCGGAGCTGGTGTCGTGGTACCTGCGCAACACGATGGTCGCGCACGAGATCCGCATCCGGCAGGAGCTGTTCAACCGGGCCGTCGCGACCGCCACCCCGGTCACTCTCGCCCCCACCTTCGGCGCCCTGTCCGCGATCTACGCCGCGGTCGCGCTGCAGGCCGCCGACATGATCGAGCGGCACAGCCTGTGCGAGGGCACCGCCCTGGAGGTCGTTTTCCCGTGGTGGTCGCGGAACCTGTTCCTCGCTGACCTCGCGCGTCGTAACGGCTGCTGCGCCGAGGAGGTCACCCCCTCGATGGTGCAGGACGTGTTCAGCCCGCTCGGTGTCCGTATCCAGTGGGCGCGGGGCCTGACCCCCGCCGTGCCGACCGACATCGGCGGCCCGACTCCCGCCGCGGAGTGGCCCGAGCAAATCCAGTTCCTCATCTACCCGTCCGGCAGCCTGCAGATCGGCCGCGGCGAGGAGATCAACCTCGGCGCGATCCACGACTCCACGAAATTCCAGACGAACGACTACACCGCCCTTTTCGCCGAGGAGTGCGTGGCGCTCGTCGACCGGTCGGTGGACACCCGGATCGTCACCGTCCCGGTCTGCCCGAGCGGCGAGACCGGCGCGCAGTCCGTACTCACCTGCGCCACGTCCTGA
- a CDS encoding phage minor head protein: MPDIEERLTAAETDLARLVDRILGEIAAEFARAVTRADDLTAASFSVSRIARMWGRRVSRITRRLLGITEQGAGQAADAAGVPLPDDWRNLRDRHNRPDLLPPAVAAYLDTTRTLLDGVGDRLAEQARTTLAEGLADGEDTEQLADRLRAVFAADGTQLGETRAERIARTEATRAWNAGAVGAARDLTGPDRPLVKQWTTRRDNRVRHAHDLVDGQLQLLDDPFQVAGHAMDYPGDPTAPPELTVNCRCIAVVERAPRTAASEPKGQTRGGVFETQADPAEHLDNERNSLPPGTAQEVTVTADAIDPEQPRRWHTPGDTALAFENQQTGDGRVFSPGALYWENGPWPLQYADEMLEGHRGAELAGAIEYISRDNDRIPGAGVLYPTQFAGASSIRLLEEGAPLGVSIDLDDVDIAVVARPEKLEEDDNEEEPVLLASLASASVLQHPDGHWTVHATNIVDLAASGDGPAVRASHTVQWTIGPDGSVHAPELHAALTAAGVETATELKAAAGDPDDTTGEVIHTENAGDFLMRITRARVRGATLVSMPAFARARIVLNNDTTASADAPAPGQRMRDVVIYVSTSPIPVSAADVAKALDMTVSQARDYLIRATAAGRLVRLSPGRYVGTSTLPEGEITASMSGDLDLPIHDDYDADWDGDAAASRVLDWATTGDTGDPDRLGAAFLYRDPDADPATLAAYKLGIADVYDGELHIVVRAVYAVANVLEGGRGGVDIPAGEQDTLRERVTALYDRIADHFDRDITPPWDREEADELEASAWQEMQALPPMPAAWFKEPTAEELPPGSGGVHYADGRIYGWVAQAGVPHEAYPGKNLTIESLGEIDTTAFLRTRFRLDDGTTVKVGAFTMNAGHHRDGAECETAACQFDDTRTVAGIVTVGINAGGMWFSGAAAPWLSEWDRAVFAACQPSYHMRQENGRWALRAVLSVPVPGHPSRLAASAVIDRANMALAASATPAPAPAEQPATGTDVKSLAAALAAELRTSGVLATVVGEEITRQQQARAEIERLAQQLAPARAEVAAGMAASIKGEN; encoded by the coding sequence GTGCCTGACATCGAGGAGAGGCTGACAGCCGCCGAGACAGACCTCGCGCGGCTCGTCGACCGTATCCTCGGCGAGATCGCCGCCGAGTTCGCCCGCGCCGTCACACGCGCAGACGACCTGACCGCGGCGTCGTTCTCGGTGTCCCGCATCGCCCGCATGTGGGGGCGCCGGGTCAGTCGGATCACCCGACGGCTGCTGGGCATCACCGAGCAGGGCGCCGGGCAGGCCGCCGACGCCGCCGGTGTGCCGCTGCCCGACGACTGGCGCAACCTCCGCGACCGGCACAACCGCCCCGACCTGCTGCCCCCGGCCGTCGCCGCGTACCTGGACACGACACGAACCCTGCTGGACGGGGTCGGGGACCGGCTCGCCGAGCAGGCCCGTACCACGCTCGCCGAGGGACTGGCCGACGGCGAGGACACCGAGCAGCTCGCCGACCGGCTCCGCGCCGTGTTCGCCGCCGACGGCACCCAACTGGGGGAGACCCGCGCCGAGCGGATCGCCCGCACCGAAGCGACCCGCGCCTGGAACGCCGGCGCGGTCGGCGCCGCCCGTGACCTCACTGGCCCCGACCGGCCCCTGGTCAAGCAGTGGACCACCCGCCGCGACAACCGCGTCCGGCACGCCCACGACCTCGTCGACGGGCAACTCCAGCTCCTCGACGACCCGTTCCAGGTGGCCGGTCACGCGATGGACTACCCCGGCGACCCCACCGCGCCGCCGGAGTTGACGGTGAACTGCCGCTGCATCGCCGTCGTGGAACGCGCACCCCGCACCGCAGCCTCTGAACCGAAGGGCCAGACGCGGGGCGGTGTCTTCGAAACGCAGGCCGATCCTGCCGAACACCTCGACAACGAACGCAACAGCCTTCCCCCCGGCACTGCGCAGGAGGTAACCGTGACCGCAGACGCCATCGACCCGGAGCAGCCCCGCCGCTGGCACACCCCCGGCGATACCGCGCTCGCTTTCGAAAACCAGCAGACCGGCGACGGCAGAGTGTTCTCGCCCGGCGCCCTGTACTGGGAGAACGGCCCCTGGCCACTGCAGTACGCCGACGAGATGCTCGAAGGGCACCGCGGCGCCGAACTCGCCGGAGCGATCGAATACATCAGCCGGGACAACGACCGAATCCCCGGCGCCGGCGTGCTCTACCCGACTCAGTTCGCCGGAGCCTCTTCGATCCGGCTCCTCGAAGAGGGCGCCCCGCTCGGCGTGTCCATCGACCTCGACGACGTCGACATCGCCGTCGTCGCCCGCCCCGAGAAGCTGGAGGAAGACGACAACGAGGAGGAGCCGGTACTGCTGGCGTCCCTCGCCTCCGCGTCCGTCCTGCAGCACCCCGACGGGCACTGGACCGTGCACGCCACCAACATCGTCGACCTCGCCGCATCCGGCGACGGCCCCGCAGTACGCGCCTCCCACACCGTGCAGTGGACCATCGGACCGGACGGCTCCGTCCACGCCCCCGAGCTGCACGCCGCGCTCACCGCCGCCGGTGTCGAGACCGCCACCGAACTCAAGGCCGCCGCAGGCGACCCCGACGACACCACCGGCGAAGTCATCCACACCGAGAACGCCGGCGACTTCCTCATGCGGATCACCCGCGCCCGAGTCCGCGGGGCCACGCTCGTGTCCATGCCCGCGTTCGCCCGCGCCCGCATCGTCCTCAACAACGACACGACCGCGTCCGCCGACGCCCCCGCGCCCGGCCAGCGCATGCGGGACGTCGTCATCTACGTCTCCACCAGCCCCATCCCCGTCTCCGCCGCCGACGTCGCCAAAGCCCTCGACATGACCGTCTCCCAGGCCCGCGACTACCTAATCCGCGCCACCGCCGCCGGCCGCCTGGTGCGCCTCTCGCCCGGCCGGTACGTCGGCACCTCCACCCTCCCCGAGGGGGAGATCACCGCGTCCATGTCCGGGGACCTCGACCTGCCCATCCACGACGACTACGACGCCGACTGGGACGGCGACGCCGCGGCGTCCCGCGTCCTGGACTGGGCCACCACCGGCGACACCGGCGACCCCGATCGGCTCGGCGCCGCGTTCCTCTACCGCGACCCGGACGCCGACCCCGCCACCCTCGCCGCGTACAAGCTCGGTATCGCCGACGTCTACGACGGAGAACTCCACATCGTGGTGCGCGCCGTGTACGCCGTCGCCAACGTCCTGGAAGGCGGACGAGGCGGCGTCGACATCCCTGCCGGAGAACAGGACACCCTCCGCGAACGCGTCACCGCCCTCTACGACCGCATCGCCGACCACTTCGACCGCGACATCACCCCGCCCTGGGACCGTGAGGAGGCCGACGAGTTGGAAGCGTCCGCGTGGCAGGAGATGCAGGCCCTCCCGCCGATGCCCGCGGCCTGGTTCAAGGAGCCCACCGCCGAGGAGTTGCCGCCCGGCTCCGGCGGCGTCCACTACGCCGACGGCCGCATCTACGGCTGGGTCGCCCAAGCAGGCGTCCCCCACGAGGCGTACCCGGGCAAGAACCTCACCATCGAGTCCCTGGGGGAGATCGACACCACCGCGTTCCTCCGCACCCGGTTCCGCCTCGACGACGGCACCACCGTCAAGGTCGGGGCGTTCACGATGAACGCCGGGCACCACCGCGACGGCGCCGAATGCGAGACCGCGGCCTGCCAGTTCGACGACACCCGCACCGTCGCCGGGATCGTCACCGTCGGCATCAACGCCGGCGGCATGTGGTTCTCCGGCGCCGCCGCCCCCTGGCTGTCGGAGTGGGACCGGGCCGTGTTCGCCGCCTGCCAGCCGAGCTACCACATGCGGCAGGAGAACGGCCGGTGGGCGCTGCGCGCGGTGCTGTCCGTGCCTGTGCCCGGACACCCCTCCCGGCTCGCCGCGTCGGCCGTCATCGACCGGGCGAACATGGCGCTCGCCGCGTCCGCCACCCCAGCCCCGGCTCCGGCCGAGCAGCCGGCCACCGGGACGGACGTGAAGTCCCTCGCCGCCGCCCTGGCGGCCGAACTCCGCACCAGCGGCGTCCTCGCCACCGTCGTCGGCGAGGAGATCACCCGCCAACAGCAAGCCCGAGCCGAAATCGAACGGCTCGCCCAGCAGCTCGCCCCCGCGCGGGCCGAGGTCGCCGCCGGTATGGCGGCCAGCATCAAGGGAGAGAACTGA
- a CDS encoding DUF1360 domain-containing protein: MITLLELGILGAAAYRATQLGVHDSILDPLRDRVFAWHANRPDSRPRDFVVTLISCTYCLGWWISGAILLTYLLATGQFDDAPLPVHGIEWFAVAGVQALGNRRDDTWGRAS, from the coding sequence GTGATCACACTGCTGGAGCTGGGCATACTGGGCGCCGCCGCCTACCGCGCGACGCAACTCGGCGTGCACGACAGCATCCTCGACCCGCTACGGGACCGCGTGTTCGCCTGGCACGCGAACCGGCCCGACTCCAGGCCCCGCGATTTCGTCGTCACCCTGATCTCCTGCACCTACTGCCTCGGCTGGTGGATCTCCGGCGCGATCCTGCTGACGTACCTCCTCGCAACCGGCCAGTTCGACGACGCGCCCCTCCCGGTGCACGGCATCGAATGGTTCGCCGTCGCCGGCGTCCAGGCCCTCGGGAACCGGCGTGACGACACCTGGGGCCGTGCCTCGTGA